From a single Nicotiana tomentosiformis chromosome 2, ASM39032v3, whole genome shotgun sequence genomic region:
- the LOC104094299 gene encoding uncharacterized protein, whose amino-acid sequence MRKLKAHEQKLLKKVDFLQWKREGGHREPNVMRRYHVTGRDDYKKYSGLCRMAQKLVNILKQMDPRDPYRIEMTDALLEKLYNMGVITTRKSLAVCENLSVSSFCRRRLSTILVRLKFAEHMKEAVTYIEQGHIRVGPDTVTDPAFLVTRNMEDFITWVDTSKIRRKVLEYNEKLDDYDAMN is encoded by the exons ATGAGGAAGCTAAAAGCTCATGAGCAGAAGCTTCTAAAGAAGGTGGATTTTCTACAATGGAAGAGAGAAGGAGGTCACAGAGAACCTAATGTCATGCGTCGCTACCACGTTACTGGCCGAGACGACTACAAAAA GTACTCGGGTTTATGCAGAATGGCGCAGAAGCTGGTGAATATACTAAAGCAGATGGACCCGAGAGATCCTTATCGGATTGAGATGACTGATGCCCTTCTGGAAAAGCT GTATAACATGGGTGTAATAACTACGAGGAAAAGCTTAGCTGTGTGCGAGAACTTATCAGTTTCATCCTTCTGCCG GCGTAGGCTCTCCACTATCTTGGTGCGGCTGAAGTTTGCCGAGCACATGAAGGAAGCAGTGACTTATATAGAACAGGGTCATATTCGAGTTGGACCCGATACAGTTACTGATCCAGCATTTCTTGTGACAAGAAATATGGAGGACTTCATCACGTGGGTAGATACATCCAAGATTAGGAGAAAGGTCTTGGAGTACAATGAGAAGTTAGATGACTATGATGCAATGAATTGA